Proteins from one Bradyrhizobium roseum genomic window:
- the fabB gene encoding beta-ketoacyl-ACP synthase I, which translates to MRRVVITGMGIVSSIGNNTQEVLASLYEAKSGITRAEKHAELGFRSQVQGAPTLNPAEVIDRRAMRFLAEGAAWNHVAMEQAIRDSGLEPEQVSNVRTGIIMGSGGPSARTIVEAADITRSKGPKRVGPFAVPKAMSSTASATLATWFKIKGVNYSISSACATSNHCIGNAYETIQYGKQDVIFAGGCEELDWSLSVLFDAMGAMSSKYNETPATASRPYDLNRDGFVIAGGAGVLVLEELEHAKARGARIYAEVVGYGATSDGYDMVAPSGEGAERCMRMAMSTVNTPVDYINPHATSTPAGDPPEIEAIRKVFGSGEKCPPISATKALTGHSLGATGVQEAIYSLLMMNNGFICESAHITELDPVFADMPIVRKRIDNARLTTVLSNSFGFGGTNATLVFRRMDA; encoded by the coding sequence CTTGGCTTCCGTTCGCAGGTGCAGGGCGCGCCCACGCTGAATCCGGCCGAAGTGATCGATCGTCGCGCCATGCGTTTCCTGGCGGAAGGCGCGGCGTGGAATCACGTCGCGATGGAGCAGGCGATCCGCGACTCCGGGCTTGAGCCCGAACAGGTCTCCAACGTCCGTACCGGCATCATCATGGGATCGGGCGGGCCGTCGGCGCGCACGATCGTGGAAGCGGCCGACATCACGCGCAGCAAGGGGCCCAAGCGCGTCGGTCCGTTCGCGGTGCCGAAGGCGATGTCGTCGACCGCCTCGGCGACGCTCGCGACCTGGTTCAAGATCAAGGGCGTGAACTATTCGATCTCGTCGGCCTGCGCGACCTCGAACCATTGCATCGGCAATGCCTATGAGACGATTCAGTACGGCAAGCAGGATGTCATCTTCGCCGGCGGTTGCGAGGAGCTCGACTGGTCGCTGTCGGTGCTGTTCGACGCCATGGGCGCGATGTCCTCGAAATACAACGAAACACCCGCCACCGCTTCGCGCCCCTACGACCTCAACCGCGATGGTTTCGTCATCGCCGGCGGCGCCGGCGTGCTGGTGCTGGAAGAGCTCGAACATGCCAAGGCGCGCGGCGCGCGCATCTACGCCGAAGTGGTCGGTTATGGTGCGACGTCGGATGGTTACGACATGGTCGCACCGTCGGGCGAAGGCGCGGAGCGCTGCATGCGCATGGCGATGTCGACCGTGAACACCCCGGTCGACTATATCAATCCGCACGCGACCTCGACGCCGGCAGGCGACCCGCCGGAAATCGAGGCGATCCGAAAGGTGTTCGGCAGCGGCGAAAAGTGCCCGCCGATCTCGGCGACAAAGGCGCTGACCGGCCACTCGCTCGGCGCCACCGGCGTGCAGGAAGCGATCTATTCGCTGCTGATGATGAACAACGGCTTCATCTGCGAGAGCGCGCATATCACCGAGCTCGATCCGGTGTTCGCCGACATGCCGATCGTGCGCAAGCGCATCGACAACGCCAGGCTTACGACCGTACTGTCGAACTCGTTCGGCTTCGGCGGCACCAACGCCACGCTGGTGTTCAGGCGGATGGATGCCTGA